The region CCAAGCCCTACCTTGTCTTTCGTGGGCCAGGGGCTCCTGCGcctgggcagagggctggggtACTCTGGGGAGGGGCATCCCTGGAACGTCAGCTCCGTGTGGGTGGGGACCTTGTCTCCTCATGGGTACTCGGTCGATGTTTgaatggaggaggaggtgggagggctggccCCTGCCCATTACAAGGGCCCTGGGTCCCCAGGATGGGGTTGGGGTCAGCTGCAGCCTGAACATGTCTTCTGGTACACCTCTTCCCCAGGACTTCCACAGCCACCTAACGCGCAGCGAGGTCGTGGGGTACCTGGGGGGACGCTGGGACATCAACAGCCAGAGTGGGTATTTGGGGCTGGGGTGGACAGAGGGATGTTGGGGGCCAGGGTCGATGTTCACGCCTTCTTCCTGCTCTGTGCAGTGCTCTCGGTGCTGAGAGCCTTCCCCTGTCGCAGCCGGCTGGGGGATGCGGATACGGCGGCCGCCATGGAAGAGGAGGTGAGGGGACGCactgggtgggctggggtggacaCAGCTGTCCTGGAAGCTAGCAGAGTCTGTGCTTGAAACATGTACAAATGCATGTGTGTGGGCCCTGGTCCCCTCCTGGCACCTAGTAAAGGCCGCATAATAATAACTGCCATCCTTAAAAGTGCTTCCATAACGGCTCTCAGTGTGCACCTGGCACTGTGCTCagcactccccctccccctccccatggcCCCGTCTGTATCCCTCGGGGATGGGTGAGTGGACGGTGATCAGCGGGAAAGGTCCTTCTGCTCTCGCTTGCCTCCACTTGCTGTAGGCATCCGAGAGTGCCTGTGCCTGCCCACCTGCACACAGCCCACCTGTCTCtctgtttattgagcatctgctatgtgccaggcattgttccgtgagctggggacacagcagggaacAGAAGTTTTTGCCTTTGCTACATGACAGGCCCATCTTTTCAAATGTGTGTGTTGGCTCTGCCCCCACTGGACTCCGTTAGGGTAGGGGCAGGCTCGGTCTGGGTCATTGCTGCGTCCCTGGGCCTGGTACACGGCAGGTCCTCCTTATGTGTTGCTGTACATGGGGCTGGGTAGGTGCCAGGAGCGCTGGCTGAAGGGAGTGGCAGGAGCACCCCAAGGCTGGCAGGGCCCCCGGCTCCCCAtcggccccagccctgcctctgccccccagATCTACCAGAGCCTGCTCCTGCGCGGCCTGTCCCTAGTGGGCTGGTACCACAGCCACCCGCACAGCCCGGCCCTGCCGTCGCTGCAGGACATCGACACGCAGATGGACTACCAGCTGCGGCTGCAGGGCTCCAGCAATGGCTTCCAGCCCTGCCTCGCCCTGCTCTGCTGTGAGGCCCGGGCTGGCGGGCTGAGGGTGTGGGTGGGCCTGCCTGTGTGACTCTCCCCAAGAGCATGagctccccaggcccagcctcctctCGCACTCTCCCCCCGCAGCCCCTTACTACTCTGGCAACCCGGGCCCCGAGTCCAAGATCTCCCCCTTCTGGGTGATGCCGCCCCCTGAGGTAGGCAGGGCTcccggtggggggcgggggtggtggtggtggcccaGGGCCAATGTGCAGGCTATGGGCCATGGGGTGGGAGGCGTGGGTTGGCTGGTGGTGACTGGCTGGTGTCCCTGTCAGCAAAGGCCCAGTGACTACGGCATCCCCATGGACGTGGAGATGGCCTACGTCCAGGACAGCTTCCTGACTAATGACATCCTCCATGAGATGGTGAGCTCACTCCCGGGTGGGGTGGGTGCCCCTCGCCCCTGAGGGACAGGTGGGAGCTGAAAGCACATAGCTGGACGCACAAGCTCAGACTCAGGAAGCTGCGGCTGAATGTGCCGcgccagggccctgggcagctTCCTCTGCTGAAGAAAATCACCTGTGGCTCTTAGGGTCCAGTCCCAGGTCCTGTGGTGGCTCCTCCCTCGTCCACCTGCTCACCCACCTGGCCACCTAGTTGTTCTGGAACATGCTAGGGTCTGCTTCCACCTCAGGCCCCTGCACCTGCCACTGCTTCTCCAAGTGGAGACACGTGGAGGACTTCAGGTGGTACCTGGATGGTTTATAATGCGTGTGCCTcaataggcatttaaaaaacGCCTGTTCATCACACCTGTGATTTCACGGGTACCATCACAAtgaggctggagcagggagcTCGCATCAGGCACGTGTGAGGTGAAGAATCACGTTCAGCGTGACTTCCTGGGGGCGTTCCCTCTCCGGAGGCCTCCTGCCGAGCTCCCCTCTGCCGGGTCACACTGCTTGGTGGTCCTTCTCAGTGAGTGGTAGTCTACTTGTCGAGTTAGCCTGGAAGCTGTTGTGACAAGGGGTGGCAGTGCCTGTCCTGCTGGACCCCCAGGGTCTGGCGCCgggaggccaggggcctgggccccaaCCACACCTTGCTCCCTAGACGCTGCTGGTGGAGTTCTACAAGGGCGCCCCTGATGCGGTGCGGTTCCAGGAGCCCTGGGACCCGGAGCACACCTGCCTCGACAAGCTGAAGGTGAGACCTCTGCCCCGAGTCCTGTCTGAGCCCCTCCTGGAGGACAGTTCTCAGGGAGCCCCCAGATGTACCCACGGGTAGTCTGAGAAACAGTACTTCCTAACTTGTTCTGTACAAGATATTTCAGCTGGAAATTAACACTGCCAAAAAGCCTTGTTCTATCACacggagatgggggtggggggaaaatcaTCATCACACAGTTGGAGAAGCTGCTCCCAAGCCCATCTCATTCCACTGCCGCCAGCAGGGGGCGTGGGAGGGGCCTGACCCAGTTCGGAGCCAGGAGAGCAGCTGGGGGGTGATGTGTGCGCTGGCCCCGCAAGCAGTGGGACATTTAAATCAGGCTTTGGTGGCCTCCCGTGTGTCTGCTTTATCTCCTGCTTGAAAGTCATTCTCCTAAAACACTTTCAGCTCTGCTTTGCAGAGAAACAGTTTCAcacgtttgtttgttttggtgaaacttttaaagaaaacagtgacCAGGGCCTGAGGTTGCCCCTGGCCACCGCCCACTCAGACactgggctgctgggtggagggggcaccCGCTGTCTTTGGAGGCCCTGGAGCTGGGCGGCTCCCAGCATTTGGTGTGTGTGACATCCGGGCTGGGGTGAGAGTGGATCTGGAAAATGCAGGTAACCCCCTCAACCCAGACATTAGTCAGCTGGGCCTCAAGTTACTCAGCGCTCTTGGTAGAGAGAAAGCGCTGCTTCAGACAGCACTGCGGACCTTGGTCAGGCAAGCCCTCTgccagtggcagcactgaggcctggggggggcggggcagggggcggtgcAAGGCCCCGCCAGGACTGCTGGGCAGAGTCCTGAGGCACCGGCGCCACCCCTTTCAGATCTCCCTGGCCGGCAGGATGCCCAAGGACCAGGGCCTGTGCCACGTGCTGGAGCAGGTGTGCAGCGTCCTCAAGCAAGGCATCTGAGGGCGTCGGCCTCTCAGGACCTGGGAGGACTCCTGGTCAGACTCGGAGCCCCTTGCCCCACTCTCGGCAGCTCTGCGTGAGGGGGAACAGGATTCAGGGCTTTGTCTGTGGTTGTGACTGGCTTGTGCGGTGGCAGGGGCTTACAcaataaaggagagaaacaacCCAGGCACGGGTCTCGCCCTGAGGTGGGGGTCCCCCCAGCACTTGCTGCTGGACACACAGACTGCTGCCCAGGGAAGCGGGGCTCGACCCCAACCCCACTCCTTCcggggctgtgggaaggggacTCTTGAGGACATGCCTCCCATGCTGGTGACTAGGTAATGAGTCACCTTTCCTGGGTTCACTGTGAGGCCTGTGCCCACTCCAGGAGTAGCTCTGGGTAGGGGTCTGGGGGTGGGCAACCACATGGGCCCTGTCCTGACCAGGGTCCCCTCGGGAGGGCTGTGGGTGTCTGGATGAGCAGTCCTGCTCTGCACTACAACCAGGCAAGAGAGTGTAGAAAGAgacatttaatacttttttttcttttaaaaatcaagattacATTTCCATCCACCCTAGACTGTGAGCAAGGCCATACTGCTTGTCTTGGTCCGGATGCCTGGGTCTCTCCCACTCATGGTGGTGAGGGGCCTTGGGGAGGAGCAGAGCCTTGTGTCCTGGGGGCTGTGCAGGGTCACTGAAGGAAGGGAATGTGAACCAGGccagaggccccccccccccccctcattAAGCCAATTTCATTTCAGATCAGGCCAGAGGGGAAGTAGATGCAGGGCTGGGGCCTGCTGGTCTGGGCAGCCGCCTACCTTAGTCTAAAAGAGACAGCTGGGGACACTGTCAATAGGGGGGATGGCGGCCAGCTTGGGGTGTGGGAGGGCCTgttaacccccacccccaggatggCCCCAGCAACCAGAGGTCTGGGAACATACATCAAAGCATTTGTGCTTGACCTTCAGCAGAGAGGAAGCTGGGGGCTCCCATGGTCCCATGTGTGGTGAGTTAAGAGTGTGTGCACGCAGCTGGCGGTAGCACCTTGTGCCAGACAGAAACGTTCcgtgtgctgggctgggggcagggcacccTGCAGCTGGGCACTGAggggacctggggtggggtggtgggcatGGTATGTGGGGCTCAGCACCCTGCAGCTGAGGAGAGGGCCTGCCTGTCCTTAAGGGCAAGGTCCTCCTACGGAGGTGGCAtctgggggtgtgcaggggcctGAGGAGTATCTTAAGGGAATTTAAAAGCAGGGTAGCGAGCATCATCCAGGGGTCCTGCTTGGACCACCCCGTCTCACAGACTTTCAGTCTGCTCCCAGTAAGGGCAGGTCAGGGTGGGCCAAGCCCCAGTGTGGACGGGACAAAGGGTGTGTGTATGTCTTCGTGAGTGGAGGGGCCCGCCCAGAGTTGCCAGTCCTGGGGGCAGCGGGAGGAAGTTAGTGTTTCTAAGAGCACCTTAGTGTTAGCCCCCGCAGGGCAGCGGAGCCCCAGACGGCTGTGTGGAGTGGAGAGAGGAGGCCCCACCGCCACTGTGGGTGAGCACTAGTGTAAACGGGGCCCCGGCCCCCCACTGGAGCTGCTGCCCCAAGTCCCTGGTGCCCTGGGAGGAGCAGTGCCCTGGAACGTTGGGCCACGTGGAACACAGGTGATCTGGACGGAGGGGCGGGCAGGCCGCCGCTGTCACTGAGGCAGGGGCACCAGCACCTCCACATAGCTGAGGGGGAAGAAGCCCGACTGGCCGTGGAGCATGCCCTCGTACCAGTTCTCGTCAATCTGGTTGGTCAGTGTGATGATGTCACCCTCGTGGAAGCCCAGCTCCCCATCATTCTCGGGCTCAAAGTCGTATAGCGCTTTGCAGCTCGGCTGGTCCAGGGGCGCTGCAGGTGAGCAGGGGATGGGTGTCAGGTCTGGGTGTCCAGCTGAGACCCCACCAGctcctgctgccttgctgtgcctcagtttcccctaaGGAGAGCTGCTCCTCCCTCTTGCTCCCCAGGGATACTGGGAATAAGAAGTGGCAAGAAGGACAGAAAGGGTTTGTGAGGGGGAATAGCTGGAAACGCTCAGTGGCATGAAGACGAGAGCATGACCAGAGCCCACTGCTCTCAGGATGCCGCTCGGAGAGCCCAGAGCCAGTGGGTGCCCCAGACGCTCACAGCAACCCCTCTTTAGCAGGCGAAAGCCACAGAGGCAGGGACTTGCCACCCAGTTTCTTCCCTGTTTAAGAGGCTGAGAGGACCAACCACAGGGGTGCCTGCTTCTACAGAGAAGGGGAGTTAGCAAGACCTTCCTACAACAGACTGGAGGCATTGTTATAAACCAAGGCAGGGGGACACTCACGCATGCTCCTGCTGGGGGTCCGGACGGGCTTGTCGGAAGATCGGAAAGATGACGAAGCTGCTTGTAGACAAAACACACGGGTGCGCTCAGAGTGTTGGGCTGGGGCGTGGGTCCCATCTCTGGGGGCCCCTTTTGCAGAGGGCGAGTGGGTAGGCAGGAGGCACCAGGCTGTACCATTTGGAtggagcagggggctgggggctcctgcaCAAGGGGCCTGTATCTGAGGCCCTGGGACAGCAGAGACACCTCCTGCTCCTTACCTGTGATCTTGGGGGCCGGTGCGCAGGGGAAGCCCCCGTTGGACTGCTCGGGCTCGCCGAGGTCGAAGGTCTCCCGGGGCTTGGGCTTGTACTCGCGCTTAGGGCGCGAGGAGGCGTCCCGCATCCTGCACACAAAGGCAGAGACGTGAGCAGCCACAGAGCCTGCATCCTGAGCCAGGGTGTCAAGGCCAGGGGGAACGACCCCCCGCCCCGCTGTTCACACTGCTTCCCTGTGGGcggtggggccctggggctggtcCCCAGACTCGAGCATTTTGTAGGTTGCCAATAATGGGCTGGATGCTGCTAAAGCCCCTCCAGTGCCACCAGGGAAGCACTGCTGGCCAAGGAGACTGGCAGTGGAGGACAGGTCCCAGGGGTGACCCCTGGGTGAGCTGCCTCCGGTCCCCAGGCCACTCCAGTCCTGTCCTTCAGAGACCAGGATGAGCCCCTACTCCCACCCTCACAGTTCGGAGCTTATTTAGGGAAAGTCAGCCCGTCGGGCTATTGGGCGGAGGTATGTGGGGCCTCTCAGGGGCCAGCCCAGGAATCCTCAGCAGGGGCTCCAGGTTTCCAGGGACCCCACAGCCACGAGGCATTTCTTGGCCGACACAGAGCAGGAGGGGGCTCACCTTCGCTTGAGCTTGCTGGCCAGCTCGTCCAGGATCTGCACGGCCTGCCGGTGGTACTCCAGCTGGGCGTCCACCAGGGCAGAGAGCTGGCTCACCTGCTCAATCTGCAAACCACCAATCAGAGCTGAAGAGGGGGCTCCGCTCTAACTCCCACCTCCAGGCTACCTCCCGCCAGGAGCCTTCCCATGCCGCtccaggcaggggcctggccgACCTGTGCGCTGCAGCAAGGGTGAAGGGCCCAGAGAGGCCCACAGTCTCAGTGGGCCCCGCTCTGGTCATTGTTTGACTTTCATTTCCTTCACCCTGTAAACCGGCCCTGGGCCTCTAGGAAGCTAGCACCCCTGCAGGGCCCATGGACATACGTCAGTCTCCAGGAGGTTGTGCATGCTGGTCTCAGCCACCTCCTTGGACTCTTCGAACTTCTCCAGGGCCTGGCGCAGCTCCTCATCAGGGATCTTGCCCTGCCTCTTCTTCTTGTAGTCAAAGTCCAGGCGGCGACCCTCCAGCTTCTTCAggtggtgctgggggcagggacaaGGGTCACACTGCAGGGCCACCCCACACCCTACGGCCCGTCCTGCTGCAAGTATGTGCGGAGGTGGGCCAAGCTGGAGCCCAGGATGAGGAGGGGCTCACTATCGAGTGAAGGACCTGGGAGGGATCCCGGAGAGCTGTACTGGGACAGCTGTACTGGGATGTGGGCGTACGGCTGTCAGGGCATACCTGGATCTCCTTCAGGTCTTTGTCGCACAGGTTCTGGAGGGGATCGATGAAGTTCTGCTTGACCTCTATATCCAGGGCGTCCTTCACCTCGGCCAGGCACTTCATGGACTCCCCTGCATCCAGCAGGGCGTCGCCTGTGGAAGGGGCGGGAGTAGGGAAAGAAGCTATCACAGGATGCCTTGGCCTGAGATGCCCAGACACCTCCAACTTCTACACTGACCCCACAGGCAGGACCTGGACCAGAATTCAGAGCAACAAACCGTCAGGTCTGAATCTGAGCTGCAGTGGCCTGGGGTTGGTAACTACAGGTGTCAAAACAACACACCCTTCCACTCTTAGAGGGGAGCAAATTTGGCCTGAACCAGCTGTGGCATGAGCTGGGCCTGCCCTTGGCCTTGAACCTCCCTTACCCTTGGGGCATGGGGGGACACACAGAGAGCAGCTCTTGCCCTCATCCAGGGACCAGCTAGCGCCAGAGCAGATTCTAGAGCTATGGGAGTGAAGCACCCTCCTGCTCGCCAGTGTGGGGTGCAGGCCTTCCTTCCCTCAGCCTGGCCACCTGCCCGAGCCACCCTGCCCAGGCCCGAGGCCCCCTCGGAAGCCTCACCGAAGTTGGACTCGCCACCCAGCTCCTTCCCGTGGCGGATCATGCACTCGCCCAGCAGGCCCTCCGACTGTGGGTAGCCAGGGTTCTTCACCTGCCCGCGGATCTTGGACACGGTGTTGAGCATTGTCAGCTTGGCCCTTGAGGCTGGAACAGAATGGGCCAGTGGGCACGTGGGTGGGCACTCCTGGAGCCACCAGGCCTGCACTTGGCCAGTGCTGCTGGCTGCCTCCCTCTACCCTGGGTGCCCCCTGACCCCGAAGTCCACTCACTTCACCCACGTGGGTGTGTCCCTGGCATAGGCCTTGAAtggacatgcctgggtttgctGCCTATCACATGTCCACAGCCTCCCAAGATGGGAGCTACCATTTGGATCATCCTTGAAGGAAGGTCCCTACTTGCCTCTCCTCCTAGGGGACCCCCACCTCATACTCCAAAGGCTGGGGTGTGGCTGGGGCCTGACCAATGAGGGATGAGCGCCCAATTCAAGGTGGCCTGGTCAGTCGGGTGGGGGAAGACGCTCCTTTCTGATGGGAATGTCAGCTGCAAAGATGACTTAAGGCAAGGACTGACACAAGGAGTGGAGCTGCCAGATGAGGAAGAAAAGCAACACACAACCCCAAGGACAGCCTTCAGACACCTGCATCCAGCCACGCCCACCCATGGCGTTTGTGCTTTACCAGAAGACTCAGACCAACACAGACACAGGGGAGTCAGGGCAGATCCCGTGCCGCTAGCTGGTGCCCCTACCTGGGTTGGGCTGCAGGTATTCAATGGTTCTGGCCAGGACTTCCACCACAGCCTTGCTGGTAACGTCCACCTTCTGTAAAGAGAGGCAGTGTGTGTGGTTTCAAAACCCCTGGGACTCCACCCAAGGTCCAACCAAGGCCTCGGGACAACAGCCCTTGCCCTGCCCTCCAGTTCCTGCCCGTCTGTCTCAGAGCCCTCCTAAGGGATGCTCTGCGGGCTGCAGGATGCCTACTACCCACCTACTATCTAGGCCACCCTGATAAGCATCCCCCCCCAAAGCTGGGCCACAGTTAATGGCATTGGGCATTTGAGAGGGTGTACCACCTCTCCCATTACCTTCTCCATCTCTTTGAAGTCATCGTCAAGCTTGGTCCCTTCAGCCCCTCCGACCTTCTCACTGACCaactggggaagagaaggaagtaaaAGAGTGAGTCTTCTGGGAAGACGAGGGAGGCCCTGGGAAGACTTCCAGCCACGCCACGCCCACTGCCCATGGGAGTTGGGAGTTGAGGGGTCAGGACATGCGTGATGGCTTCTCAGGGACACTGGACACAGCAGCCAATGGCAAGGCAGGTGGCCGGGTGAGGCCCTACCTCAAAATCCATATACTCCTTCAACGAGGGCAGGGGCACCTTCTCTCAGAATGAATCTCAGGGACCCCTGGGAACATCACTTCTCCCAAAATGCATCCTCtggggggcacctgagaggcGAGGAGCAGGTCTGCAGTGGAGAGGAGTTCCCACAGCTTAGAGACCATGAAAGTGCATCTGACAAgcccagctgggggggggggggcagggcggggggcgggagtaGACTTGCCCTACTGGGGCCAAATGTCATGGTGCCTGGAAACCATTTCCCACAAACATGTGTGCATGCAACCACATCTGAATAGCAGTTTGGCATGTTTAGTCACAACACTGAAGAGTGGAGCGTGACAGGTTTGGTTTCTCACATTTAATCACAGACACTCACGtgcctgtacacacacacacacacacacacacacacacggagtttCCTGACACCAGCAGCAGTCTCCGCCCACCCGTGAAAACCCCTCCTAGGGCTCCTGAGGATGCTGGGTGGCTGCCAGCCTGCGGGAGCAGCCAGATCACCAGCACACAAGGATGGGCCCACCAGCTTCTACCTGTGTGGTTGTGGATAATCTGcttcactgggcctcagtttttcccTTTGAGAAATGGGGTGATAGGTATGCACTCACAGGGCTACATCCTGACTTCCGTGGCCTGCTGCATGCCTAGGGTGCCTTCGGGGCGTGCCTGGCATACAGGAAGCACTGGGTACTCATAACTACCCACATCTGTGACTACTACTACTTTTTCCACATGTCTTGTCCCTCCAAGGGGACTGAGTAGAACTCGAGGGCCAGCCCAGCCTGTCCGTATTTAGCTGCTGCCCCCACTCTGCTCCAATGGGAGTCGGCAGGGAAGGGGGCTGCATGTCCCTgaaggtcagtggttctcaacttggCTGCACACGGGGAGCCCAGGAGGAAACTGGGCGCAAGTGAGAGAGGGGACCACTGCAGtgaggggggaggaaggcagcagggctggtggggggcTGGCCTGGGGAATGTCATCCCCAGGCCCGCTGGGCTGTGCTCTGTGGGGCACCATCCTCTAGGGCAACGACTTTCAACTTTTCTCATCTCACGGCACaaatacactaaaatatatatatatatatataattttatttcattcacaccagacagctactGTTGAGTTAGCAGCTATTTTTAAGTTTAACAATCTAGGGAaaaaggggtcagtgcccctgactgaacagTTAAGCGGTGcgtgttttaaaactttttgtgtGCACCTGTGTACCACAGCATGCTGGTTGAACATCACTGCTCTAGGGAACCTCACGACCTCATAAGGAAAAGATCCTGCCTGTCTAGGTGTTTTGGGGGCATTCTACTTTATTTCATGGGAGTTTCACTTCTTTTGATTACGGGAAAATAGGACGTTCTCAAAATTCGGTGGTTGCCCAAGAGGGAAGTGAGTGAGCCGACTGCCGTGAGACACTCCCCTGGCGCACAGGGAGGGGAGCTGAGGCACTGGGGCTGGAAACCACACCTTCCGGGCCGAGGGCAGGGGGGTGCGACACCCGCTCAGTACAGTGCTGAGGGCATAGCCCCCCCCAGGGAGAAGCCCCTGCAGCCTCTTCCAGGCCCCCAAGGAGTGTCACCGCCCTGCCCTTCCTGGGAATCTGAGACTCAGCTTTGCCAAGCCCTCCAGTTCCCTTGGCCCCCCTACCCCACTCAGGACCACGTTTACCTGGCCACCCTTGGTTCGCTCGGGTACCCGGGAGGCCTTGGAAGAACTACCAGGCTCCCACTGGTATCCCCACCGCACCCCATCTGGGAGCCCTGAGCTCAAGTGCCCTAGGCGGTGGTTGGTTGTCCCCACATCCCTGCTCTCCAAGGCCCAGTCTTCGAACCGGCATGAACAGAGGAGAATATGACAAGAGGgtcaaaaggaaaagggaaaaccaGAGAAACCACATGCCAACCCAGCCACAGAAACAAAGGGTGCAGTGCTGAGCGTGGGGCTCCCCAGTAGGCATGACAGCAAGCCAGCAGACAGGGAACCTGAGTGAccacaggcagagctgggagtcATGTGTGGGGACAAGGAAGCACCTTTGGGTGTAACAAGCAGCCTTTTCTAGGGGCTGCCAGGGGTGAGTAGCCAACCCAGGATGCTCAGGGGTCAGTCAGGTCACTGTCTGGGTATTGGGGCCATTGGCCCAGAGGTGCCCTGTCCGTTGGGGAGGCCACCACCCTGACACTTCAGTCTTGCTCAAGTTCACACACGTGTCCTTGGGCCCAGCAAGAGCGGTAGATGTGGCTGTGGAAATAACACCCATGTGCAGAATCTGCACCCCAAATTAACAGAGCGTGCCTCCCACACCCTATCACCTGGTGGTCCCTACAACCTCAGTGTTCCCACACTGCAAGAGGACACTGAGGCGCAGTACCTGGAGGAGTCCAAGAGGCTGAGGCCTGAAGCCCACTCTTCCCCTCATATGTAATAAGGAGCCAGGGACCCCCCAAGTTCAGTGTGTGGAAGGACTGTGCCTCCCTGTTTGAGACCTGCGTGGCCACAGCACCTTCCAGGGAAAACCAGGGCAAGTGGATGaccgctgccccctcccctgctgggcCGTGACCTTGGTGGTGTGGGGAAAGCAATGCCTCCTGGGCTCCACCTGGCTGGCTCAGAACCTGAGTCACCAGTGGGGAGCCCTACCATGGCTGCCATTGTAAAATCCATGCCGGTGCCAACAGGTCCCAGCCCGAGCCGGAATGCCCTCCAAAACTCTGCCCCAGCCAAGTGGGGCCCAGGGCTGAGAAGTCACTGTGGGAGAGGCTGCCACTCAGTCAGAAATGGCAGTGGCCTCTTGCCCACTGGACGACTCTTGGGACTTTGCAAGCCTGGTTCCTGCTCTCTCAGATcccaggcccagccaggctgGGCTCCGTGCTCTCCTGCGCGTACTTTCCCAGCGGGGCCTGCGTGCCGCATTTCACTCTTCACGAGGGGCGGTCTGTCCCCTTTGTCTGTCTAGTGCCCAATGGGAGCTTGTGAGGGGAGGCCACACCTACCTGGTGGTGGCCATACTCCTGTGCTGGTGCAGTGTGGGCCTCAGGCAAGCACTCAGTGACTCTGTGCTCCACAAGGGTCTGGAGCAGGGTCCCTCCTGGGGGGAGGCCAGTCAGAGGACACCTGGTGCTGCTCTGTGACACCTCTGAGCATTTGCCTGCCTGTGTCTGCCTCTCAAATGGCTTCATGGAGCTTTATCTTTCTTAAGTGGCCTAATCACACAACCAACCAACCGACCGACCCACCCACCGTGCGTGCACGCCTTCATGAGGTGCGGTGACACCACCTCCAGCACGGGAAGTCCCTCAGGCCACCGTCAATTCTGCTCCCGCCCCACACAACCCCTGCTTTGCTGTCACCGTCTCTGTCTCTCAGTACTGTTCCTGGAACTGCCAGGTGGACTCACACCCGGTGTTAGCAGCTTTAACCTTTAAGAAGAGCACGCCCTGCTCCCAACCCAGGCTGCAGGCCCTCCCAGGTCAGGACGGGGTCCCCAGCTCCATACTCTAAGTTCACACGACGCTTGGACCACACAGGTGGCTACTGCTGTGAGAAAGCAGAAGATGCCCTAGCCCTGCTCACGTTCCCAAGTGCCCAAGCCACTCAGGCCACTCTcctgggagccccaggccccATCCTGCCTGGACTCGGAACCGTCGTATTTACAGCATGCCCACAAGCAACTGCGAGGGGCAGACCTATGCGGGCCTATTTCAGGCTCTTGCATCATCTGACAATGATGCCCATGAACCCAGCACTGGGAAGTGAGCAGGCCTGGATCGGAAGTGGGGCTTCGACCCATGGCACCTGTGTGATTTCTGTGTTCGTGCTG is a window of Phyllostomus discolor isolate MPI-MPIP mPhyDis1 chromosome 8, mPhyDis1.pri.v3, whole genome shotgun sequence DNA encoding:
- the SH3GL1 gene encoding endophilin-A2 isoform X1 — encoded protein: MSVAGLKKQFYKASQLVSEKVGGAEGTKLDDDFKEMEKKVDVTSKAVVEVLARTIEYLQPNPASRAKLTMLNTVSKIRGQVKNPGYPQSEGLLGECMIRHGKELGGESNFGDALLDAGESMKCLAEVKDALDIEVKQNFIDPLQNLCDKDLKEIQHHLKKLEGRRLDFDYKKKRQGKIPDEELRQALEKFEESKEVAETSMHNLLETDIEQVSQLSALVDAQLEYHRQAVQILDELASKLKRRMRDASSRPKREYKPKPRETFDLGEPEQSNGGFPCAPAPKITAASSSFRSSDKPVRTPSRSMPPLDQPSCKALYDFEPENDGELGFHEGDIITLTNQIDENWYEGMLHGQSGFFPLSYVEVLVPLPQ
- the MPND gene encoding MPN domain-containing protein isoform X3 produces the protein MAAPESLSPAGGVGEEAPDEDEDEAEAEDPERPAGASGARGSGGGSGSGGAGAGSCVGAGGALSRRSVTLRVLLKDAQLEPGAGVLSIYYLSPASEGEEEDLLMEEEEEEVLAGVSAEDKSRRPPVKGPSEPAHPEATSLGKRGENNKIRAPVRYCMLGSRDSARNPHTLVEVTSFAAVNKFQPFNVAVSSNALFLLDGVGVSCSLNMSSGTPLPQDFHSHLTRSEVVGYLGGRWDINSQMLSVLRAFPCRSRLGDADTAAAMEEEIYQSLLLRGLSLVGWYHSHPHSPALPSLQDIDTQMDYQLRLQGSSNGFQPCLALLCSPYYSGNPGPESKISPFWVMPPPEQRPSDYGIPMDVEMAYVQDSFLTNDILHEMTLLVEFYKGAPDAVRFQEPWDPEHTCLDKLKISLAGRMPKDQGLCHVLEQVCSVLKQGI
- the SH3GL1 gene encoding endophilin-A2 isoform X2 — its product is MSVAGLKKQFYKASQLVSEKVGGAEGTKLDDDFKEMEKKVDVTSKAVVEVLARTIEYLQPNPASRAKLTMLNTVSKIRGQVKNPGYPQSEGLLGECMIRHGKELGGESNFGDALLDAGESMKCLAEVKDALDIEVKQNFIDPLQNLCDKDLKEIQHHLKKLEGRRLDFDYKKKRQGKIPDEELRQALEKFEESKEVAETSMHNLLETDIEQVSQLSALVDAQLEYHRQAVQILDELASKLKRRMRDASSRPKREYKPKPRETFDLGEPEQSNGGFPCAPAPKITASSSFRSSDKPVRTPSRSMPPLDQPSCKALYDFEPENDGELGFHEGDIITLTNQIDENWYEGMLHGQSGFFPLSYVEVLVPLPQ
- the SH3GL1 gene encoding endophilin-A2 isoform X3, which gives rise to MEKKVDVTSKAVVEVLARTIEYLQPNPASRAKLTMLNTVSKIRGQVKNPGYPQSEGLLGECMIRHGKELGGESNFGDALLDAGESMKCLAEVKDALDIEVKQNFIDPLQNLCDKDLKEIQHHLKKLEGRRLDFDYKKKRQGKIPDEELRQALEKFEESKEVAETSMHNLLETDIEQVSQLSALVDAQLEYHRQAVQILDELASKLKRRMRDASSRPKREYKPKPRETFDLGEPEQSNGGFPCAPAPKITAASSSFRSSDKPVRTPSRSMPPLDQPSCKALYDFEPENDGELGFHEGDIITLTNQIDENWYEGMLHGQSGFFPLSYVEVLVPLPQ